The Arachis ipaensis cultivar K30076 chromosome B10, Araip1.1, whole genome shotgun sequence DNA window NNNNNNNNNNNNNNNNNNNNNNNNNNNNNNNNNNNNNNNNNNNNNNNNNNNNNNNNNNNNNNNNNNNNNNNNNNNNNNNNNNNNNNNNNNNNNNNNNNNNNNNNNNNNNNNNNNNNNNNNNNNNNNNNNNNNNNNNNNNNNNNNNNNNNNNNNNNNNNNNNNNNNNNNNNNNNNNNNNNNNNNNNNNNNNNNNNNNNNNNNNNNNNNNNNNNNNNNNNNNNNNNNNNNNNNNNNNNNNNNNNNNNNNNNNNNNNNNNNNNNNNNNNNNNNNNNNNNNNNNNNNNNNNNNNNNNNNNNNNNNNNNNNNNNNNNNNNNNNNNNNNNNNNNNNNNNNNNNNNNNNNNNNNNNNNNNNNNNNNNNNNNNNNNNNNNNNNNNNNNNNNNNNNNNNNNNNNNNNNNNNNNNNNNNNNNNNNNNNNNNNNNNNNNNNNNNNNNNNNNNNNNNNNNNNNNNNNNNNNNNNNNNNNNNNNNNNNNNNACAAATTTGTGAATTAAATTTAAacctaaaaaatataaatattctatCTGATcccatatttttaatataaaaatttttgtctATACCAAATCCAATTTAATTTACTTACACTCCTAAAACTCAGAATCAATAATTGTAAAAATAGAACTTCTCTTGCAGTTTGCCATTTTTTATATTAAACAAGAGTTTTACTAACAACTAGTTTTAGTTATATGACAAAATAAAATTCAGATATAGAATTAGAATATCAATCTGTTTAACTAATAATAAAACTCTGTTTcccaaaaaacaataaattccaaaacaaATACAAATAAATGAGATACCTAAGACAAGTATTGTGAcacttaaaattttcaaaataaaacaatacaagtaatttattatttgaataaTGTAGACTTTGATATGTAATGACGAATGCTGAGAATAAAATTCAGAACTCAAAGAAAATGACatttaaaaagaagaaaagaatgaaGAAGTCGGTCACTCGGGGAGGGTATAAATGTATTTTGAGAGGGCTGAGAGCCcccagaagaggaatcagaatCGCGATTTCAATATTTTGttgtaataaatattaaaaaatttccaAAAGCGTAGCAGTGGCAAAGGAAGGAAGGGGAATAACAATTAGCATAGTAAAGGAAAAGAAAGCAGAGGAAAGGAAAGCAGAGCAGCCTCCTCCTCCAAAGCAAAAACCCCCATAAACCCCTCACTCACTCTCTTGTTTCCGCCATTCATCACTgtcagaaagaaagagagagagagagaggagagtaaGGGAATGGCGGCTCAGCTACCAGAACACTTCAAGTGTCCGATTTCACTCGAAATAATGTCCGACCCAGTCATACTCTCCTCCGGCCACACATTCGACCGCTCCTCCATACAGCGCTGGCTCGATGCAGGCCACCGCACCTGCCCAATTACCAAACTGCCCCTCCCGGATCATGCCTCCCTCATCCCCAACCACGCCCTCCGCAGCCTCATTTCCAACTTTACCCCTCTCACTCCAACTCCAATTCCCAATCCCTCACCTCCCCACCCCCAACCCGAAACCCTAATCTCTTCCCTCACCTCCTccgcttcctcttcttcctccaagCTTGACTCGCTCCACAAACTCACTCGACTCGCCAAGCGCGACTCNNNNNNNNNNNNNNNNNNNNNNNNNNNNNNNNNNNNNNNNNNNNNNNNNNNNNNNNNNNNNNNNNNNNNNNNNNNNNNNNNNNNNNNNNNNNNNNNNNNNNNNNNNNNNNNNNNNNNNNNNNNNNNNNNNNNNNNNNNNNNNNNNNNNNNNNNNNNNNNNNNNNNNNNNNNNNNNTCCTGCGTCGACTCCCACGACCACGATTCCCTCCGCGAGAACGCTCTCTCTTTGCTTCTCATTCTCAGCCTCGACGACCACAACAAGGTTGGACTCGTCGCCGAGGGAGTCGTTGCCCGCCTCGTCGCCGTCATCTCCGGAACGGCTGCAGGAAATCCATCCCCGGACTGCCGCGCGCTCGCagccaccacactcacaagcctggCCGTCGTGGAGGTCAACAAGGCCACAATCGGCGCGTACCCTCACGCGATCGAGTCACTCGTGGCCCTCGTAAGGGAcggaaaggggagagagaagaaggaagcaGCGACGGCGCTCTATGCTCTCTGCTCCTTCCCGGACAACCGGCGGAGGGCGGTGGAGTGCGGCGCGGTGCCTGTTCTTCTCCGGAGCGTGGATTGCGGCTTGGAGAGGGCCGTTGAGGTTGTTGGAGTTCTTGCAAAGTGTAAGGAAGGGAGGGAACAGATGGAGAGGTTCCATGGATGCGTTCAGATTCTGAGTCGGGTTCTGAGGAATGGAAGCTCAAGAGGGGTTCAGTATGCTCTCTTGGCTCTTAACTCGTTGTGTTGTGGCAGTGAAGTTGCTTCTATGGAAGCCATCAGAGAAGGCCTTTTGGAAACATGTCTTGGCTTTCTGGAAGATGATAACGAGAAAGTGAGAAGGAATGCTTCCGCTTTGCTTCAGAATCTGCGTGGCAACAATAGGATCAGCTGATCAATGTGGATTTgggaatgaaaaagaaaaacaaaaagtcagTTTTGATCAGAAATTTAAGTTAAGGAGATTTGTTGTCCTCTATGGAGGTGAGTTTgggtttcttcttctctcttttttatttttctgttttttttttttttgaaggaaAAAAAATNNNNNNNNNNNNNNNNNNNNNNNNNNNNNNNNNNNNNNNNNNNNNNNNNNNNNNNNNNNNNNNNNNNNNNNNNNNTGTACATtgaaataatgaaagaaaaaaaaaaggtgggAGAGGCTAGCTCTCCTCTTGTTACTTAGATTTTATAGGGAGAAAGTTTATAATTTGGTCCTTTGATAGTTGAAATGTAATGTGGAACTGTTTTGGAAATTTCTCTTGGGGTTCAGCTAACTCTGCTATACTGGGTTGACAATTTGATTTTGTGGTCTTGTTTTGGCTACATTTTATCATCCTGTTATGTTAACTCTGTGTTACTctgtaaaattaaatgaaaaggaTGAAATTGGATGCCCCCTTTTTCCTGCCAAAATTtgaataattgaatatttttagCGGTTTTATACAGAATTCTGTAATTTAAAATGGCTATATATTCTGTTATACTGATAAAAGCTACCAAAATGAAAATTTTGTTCTTTCTATATCGTTCATCCTCTGGACTAGTCTTTGACTCTTGTATGATTTGGAGCCGCACATGCGGGAGTTGTTTTGCACTGAAGTTGGATGGGATAGTGAATTTTAGATCAAACTTTTATCAACTCTCTTTCTGCTTAATTGGTTCTGTCTCAACTGTCTAACTTTAAATTTCTATCAAaatcttcgttttttttttttctattcaagcTATTTAATGCATAGGATTTTGTAGACAACTAGACATGCATCTAAACTTCTGGGCTTGGCCTTTGGTGTCTCTTTTTAATCTTAGGGTTATGACTTTTTGGTTGTTATCTGTTTGACTCTCTGCTTTCGATATGGGGTGGGGATGGACGAATGGTTTGGTCTGTGAAGCAATTCCCTACTTTTTCTGAAATGATCACAGGATATGTAATTACAAATTTTGGGGTACAGCAGTACATCACCCTGCATTACGTGAGTAGTAGTTTAGTACTGCTTCATTTCTTTATGTATGTGGATAGGTAGTTGGCATCAATAACAATAGCATTGAGATGGCTTTATCCCTACAATTAAGTTGGCCTTTGTCATTTTCTACTTCCAATAAATGATTTGTCTACAAGTAAGGCAAGTGCTATGAATAATTGGCTTGTACGTGAACATTACTCACTATAGTATTAGCACAACCACCTTTTTCTTTTTTGGCCGTTGAAGTGAACTCACCTGGGCTTCCATCTTTTATTATGAGTGCTATGTGCACATGACATGTAGTAAATGCTATATACTGCTAATCAGAATAAATATGTATGGTCCAATTCCAGTTTCTGATAAGCTGTGGAATGTGGATGCTCTCTCTATTTTAATGTTAAGGTTTCACCAGTATACTTATTCCTCCTTCTAACTGAATTTCTAGAATGCGTTCAGGTCTTCAGAATATAGCAAAACCTATGGAGGCTTATATGTCTTGTGGTTTAAATTGAATAAAAGTTAAATTCACTCTGGCCATGCTTGTCAAATTTGGTAGAAAATTGCATCCTGAATTTTGCTTTGATCCCCTTGTACTTTTTCTTACTATGGATGCTGCTTTTGATGAGGGATTCCAATTTGTGTCGTGTGTGCCTCTCGAGTGTGAATAGGCATGTGCCTgccttaatttttttttgggaaaaaaaaaaagaaaaaaggtaaaGTAGTCAAGTATATGAACATTCCCACCGGTACTTGAGTTTGTTTCCCTATGAGGAACATCTCTGACAACGTAGATAGCATTGTTTTTCGTGTTTTTGTTTAGTTATGTGGTATTTGGAAGCAGTTAATTAGGTGCACCCTCCACAAAATTTGCCTTACTGGTTGTTTTTAATGTCAAAATGTGAAGAACATAACGACACACATGCTATTACACTTGATTTTGTTAAGGTTGCTTTGTGGTTCATATTATCTAATGCTTTCGTGATTAGTTTAAAACATGTCACGAGACTGGTTTGGTCAACACGTACCTTTTCAGTTATCTGGTACCTTTCTTCATATATTTGATTCTGTTCCTACAATCTTTTTTCCTCCTTGAAGCAtttaacttatttattttttaattggtGATTGATTCCTTACCCATTGAAGATTGCAATGAAGCTGATAGGGATTAGACATATTTTATTAGAAAAGAGCCGCCTCATGTGACTGAAGTTGACTTGGATTTGTTTTGTATTGGTAGTCTTGCAAAATAAAGATTGAAAATTACAATCGAGTCCTAATATTcaataataagttaataactaCATTTCAATTCGTTTACGTAAACAGCTACTACTGGTGGATTATGGTTGTGatcagatattattattattattattattattattatttgcttaCAAAGTTTTCTCTGACAAATCTAAGTTCTGCCAAACCGTGCGCTCACCCGTGTTCCTCgtattttattttaacattaaaacaTTATCTTGATCTTTGATGTCTTTGGTATCCTTTCTTTCTTGGCTAATATATGTTTATTAGGtgttactaatattttttttcacttttgtttCTAATTAAATAATCTTCTATGGAAATGCAATTAATAGAGTTTAGCAT harbors:
- the LOC107624034 gene encoding U-box domain-containing protein 8 (The sequence of the model RefSeq protein was modified relative to this genomic sequence to represent the inferred CDS: added 49 bases not found in genome assembly), with amino-acid sequence MAAQLPEHFKCPISLEIMSDPVILSSGHTFDRSSIQRWLDAGHRTCPITKLPLPDHASLIPNHALRSLISNFTPLTPTPIPNPSPPHPQPETLISSLTSSASSSSSKLDSLHKLTRLAKRDSLFRRRLTDSGIVPPLLSCVDSHDHDSLRENALSLLLILSLDDHNKVGLVAEGVVARLVAVISGTAAGNPSPDCRALAATTLTSLAVVEVNKATIGAYPHAIESLVALVRDGKGREKKEAATALYALCSFPDNRRRAVECGAVPVLLRSVDCGLERAVEVVGVLAKCKEGREQMERFHGCVQILSRVLRNGSSRGVQYALLALNSLCCGSEVASMEAIREGLLETCLGFLEDDNEKVRRNASALLQNLRGNNRIS